Within Hydractinia symbiolongicarpus strain clone_291-10 chromosome 11, HSymV2.1, whole genome shotgun sequence, the genomic segment TTAGGCATTTTGTCTTTTCttaattagaaaaaaagttttaaaaatgctaGGCacttaaaaaatcaatttaagtaaataaataagttaagGTTTAACATGTATTTTGTAATTGAAATATTTGAAACTAAATTGTTGCGTACAGTAGTCAAAATTAATATTGTAAACAATTATAGTATGTTTATTTTTAGGCAAACAGCAGTTACGGCAGACACTTTCTTGgattcttttcaaaaaatagcTGATGCAAACACAAATTCTAAAGGTatgaaacaaaaacagttttgttCTGTATAATGCTAAATGCACCTTGTCATTTTTGTTGtcctttttattatttgtttctaCCCGATTTTTGTGCTTTAACAAAgggcattttttaaaagaaaaagtttataagtAAATAGTAAATATATAAAGCAATTTTTTAATTGCCATAATTTTTCTAGCTCATATTGAGCATCAATTTTTCACACAAGAATTTCTCAGTGGTACTGTGGCTTTATTTTGAACATGTTGGTTTGTTCATAcagctgattttaaactttatcatctcttaaataaatatttctgatACTATACTGGAGTGATGTTATGTTATGtcaacaaaaaaagattttaatgcaaaatttttgtttttgtttgtggacTACTGCTGTGGTTCAAATTCGAGTAAGAAGTGTAAATCCTGTTCACACCGGGGCATTGTTTCTAGTATTTTTCATGCCTTAACTAACTTCACTGCCCAGTTTGTTCCCAGTGAAGCTGCAAAGGAGCAAAGATAAGTATATCATTGTTTACAAGATAAGACTTTAAGTGTGTTAAAAGAACATCAATATTTTGTTCAATAACACATATGATTGACTGGTCATCGTAAAAATACACAATGATTAAACTGAATAAACAACGTTATAGTGTATGTTCAAGACATGAATGGCAATGCTAAAAACTGTTCTTTAACGCTTGTCACATTTTATGACAACCAGACAAGACACTGTTTAGTCTGTTCTTTTCGACATTTTCtcatgaaataaaaattgatttgtttttcttgtaaacaagaaaacatacattgcatttttttaagttttgtaaAAGTAGTGTAAAATCAACCAAATAAACTCTTAAATAGCATATTTTCACCCACAAGTTTATTATGTGTccattacatttttttattgtttaattgCCACAACAAACAAAGCCGTATGTCTGTGTTTTAACCACATCTAGTAAGTAGCTAAAGCATTTAGCGTTTGCGTGTTAAACACATATGCATGAATAATATTTGTATTATGTATATATGGATATAATCAAAAGATTTCACTCTTCCTTTTCTAAATTTGAGAAGTTTTTATAGcagaagtaatttaaaaaagtctttccttaATGAGTTCtgttttttaacagtgacactaACAACACTAACAACAAAAAAGTATAATTCTCCATTAAATGTTCCCCAATTAATgttaagaaaaacgtttttgtgTGGCCAGCCTTATTATCCAGTCAATTCATATTTTAATTGCAGagttattattatattagagttatttttttattattatattatttttcttcctTATAACCCTCCCTCTTTATCTTTTATAATTGCCAGGACACTTCTATAACTTAataattttatcacatgatGGCAACTGCTTACTATAAGGTTGTTAAACACATCAATGAAAAGTGTTATGACAAGGTTTTCATTGATACCGGTGTAAACACAGGGGTTGTCCTGGGTAACTAATTGTCACTTATATAAACATGCTTTTATACATAATAGGTAAAGGCTCTCCTTAATTTAATTGGTGAgctttttttcttcattgtcAGTGAAGTGTAAGGTGTTTCAACTAGGAGAATTTTCTTACTGCCCACAACATATGACTCACCCCTGTGTTAAAATTTACAGCTGCTTTCACTCATTTTCACAACTCATTCACAGTTTATGTTAAGTTTATTCTACAATGTTTACAATTTGTGTGAAATTCATTCATACACAGAATTGTAACAGCTGCATAAAACTAATCGGTATTGTTTTATGTTTAATATTgtgtaaaagaaattttttataataagtATTGCCAGGTTattctttttgtgttttttttaagatatcTTAAAGTTCTAACATATTTAAAAGCATTATTTGATTGCATTAGAAGTCAGTTATAGCTTCcagatattttttatgttgctTATATGAAACATGTCCTGCGACCAACACATATTATacattatgagaaaaaaatgaaatttgtgaCCACAAACTTTTAACTGACTTGTAATGACAGCTGGCATTTCTTAACCATTTCCTGTCCTAAAGGAGATCCTCCTTAAGGAGAGCTAACAAGAAGATGAGACTGTCTGTAAACATCTGGTGGAGTCAATAATTATagttattttgatttaaaattgttgctctaccagtttaaaatgtttgcagAGACTTCAAATAAACATGCTACACCAGGGTGATAAACAGTTTCACTTCAAAGTCATATTTTTAAACCTTAAGATCTTCCATTAAATAATCTTACACATCTAAAATGTTTGCAACTTTTTTTCTGGTTTGGAAATATGTACGATAAAATAATATTGGACTGAAAGATGTCATCTGAAGATGTCAACAGAACtaaaaaagttataattttttCTTGTGTAATAAATACCCCCTCATGTAAAGCCTtcctacccccccccccccccccccccccctaaaaaaagaaaaaaaagtaaatttaaaaacatctcTGACAATTATttgaattaaatatatttacagTCCAGAGAGATTgacaagaaatatttttgtgaaaTGGTGATAATTTTTACTTAGACGACAAATGATAAAATAATACAGACATGTCTTATTTTCAGTTTCCCCCTTAGACTATCATACATAAAGTCTTTTTTAAAGCCTGGTTTGCTTTGTTATTACTTGCGGCTGCAACATTTTTtaagtattgtttaaaaaatatggccatatataaatttagtgtaaatttagtaattttataatctaagtgtttttatattttataataatatattttctaatcaaaattttttgctcTTTCGCATTTTTAGGTGCAACAAAAGATATTGGAGTTTCTTTTACGAAAATTGTAATGAGACATCGTGCAATTGAACACAAGTTAAAAACATATGTTGGGTtggttataatttatttttcttatatggtcattttttttggtttctgtTAATTTATTTTGGAACTATTTTCCTTTAATTCATGTTCCCTTATATTTAGTATATTAGCAGACAGCTTTGTAACACCGTTGCAAGATTACATTGACGATTGGAAAAAGACTACATCACAGATGGAGAAAGACCATGCAAAAGGTATCAAATTAATTCTCCATAGTGTGAATGTCAATAAAAAACCAAGCTGAACATTTTCTTATCCACTACCATCATTTGTTTGATTTAAAATAACACCTTCCATATTGGTGTGGTGTTATTTGAAGGTGTACCCACTTTGTCAACAATTGTCAGGAATTTGAAATGTTAAATGTCAGGAAAAGTTCAGGAATATCAGCAATTTCCTTATTAATATGTTTGTAAAATGTCAAGAATTTTCGGTTCAAATGAACAGTCAAAGCTATttcatattatttaaaatatcagCAATGATTTAATTTTAGATCCAACCATCCTTAAATCAttggaattaatttttttgcagtcTATTTTATCGATATCACTCTGGCTAATAAAAACAGATTTACATCTGCAAAAACTGCCTTAAGTATGCTTGGATCAAATCACCCTGGAACAtaagaaaaatgtcagtaattcAAGTGAAATGTCAGAGATTTTAGGAAAATAAGCAGTTAATATTGAATGCATCTATTCTAGTACTAGCATATAAATCTAACCTGACATTGATATTTTTTCTGGGTCTATAAGTAGAATTTTAAAATAGCAATTCATTTTCCCCTGGCATAAATTTTAAGTATCTATGCagtattatatttcttttttttcttcttctggtTAGATTACAAAAAGTTAAAAggcgatttaaaaaaagcaaGTGCTGATGCTgcaaaactaaaaaagaaagcGTCCAAGAAAATTGGAAAACAAGAATACACCGATCAATATCGTGATGCGCAGAAGGTAGCTAACCATATATGTAAAACACTTGAAGAGCAAGAAAAATCATATTTACGCAAAGTTATGATAGAGGAACGATCACGTACTGCTCAATTTTTCAAGTGCTACAAACCGTGTGTGGAGCAAGAGATAACATTAATAGCAGAAATAGAACAATTACAATCAATAGTCGAAGAAACTGCAAAGCAATGTGCTCACCCAAGTCAACTTCCAGCCATGTCAGAAGATGCCATTGAGGCTTACAAAGTACCTGAAAGTTTAAACCCAGATAGTCGAGATTCATCAACAAGTTCTGTAAGTTTTACTCAAATGGTTTTTAAACTTTGGTGCAGGATAAACGACTTTCGCAAAGTTGTTTGCTTCATTAAAAGTTACCTGGATTATCTCTatagcttttattttaaaaattagaagaTTATCCATAGCTAATATCTTTTTAGAGTCCGCCTGGCAGCCCACCGATAGTAAAAGATCGATCTCTTACAATGGGTCAAGGAAATGCACAAAGAGCACCATTGAATCGTAGCCAAACTCTTCCGAGCTCGTATAAAAACGGTATTGATCCTATCCCAGTTAGTGTACCAATGCCAACCTTTTGTCAATCACCTGCTAGCATCTCGTCACATTCATCTTTTTCGTCATCGTCGTCCCTTGAACACAGTAATGCTGCACCGCTATATGATGCAAATACAGTGCAAGAAATCGACACTCTCCCACCTCCACCACCTGATGATTTGCATGGTAATGAAAGCGATGATCTGCAACATTCACAGAATAGCTCTGGttagtatgtatttattttgatTTCTGATAGATCATGTGTTTTTTTGCGGCTAGTTGTCCCGCTCTGTTTTCCTCCTACCCAAGTGCCGAGTATTAACCTTATTCCCTGGATCTGCTTCATTTTTATCAGTAGATTAATATTGTCGTCGTttcattacattattttttaaagggtATGTGGTTACATTTGTAATGGTATACCAGAGCGCAGCTCTCACAAACTTCCAAAAACTTTTCATAAATGTTGTGGAATCACATATACTGAACACATTATTGATAATTTCTGATGTGTATCAaccaaaaaagttatttttttttctctttttattttagaaCTAAATGATTCACATAATCCAGTAACTGACTAACACGTTATCTCGACTATAACTcactttttaaactttgtagGTAAAAACTTTTTCTCTAATAAATATAAACACTAAAAAATAAAGTGTATCGCATGTAGAATTTGTAAACGCATTGTTATACGATTAAGGAGCTATCTACATCATTTGGCATTGTAGAAAAAATAATCTTGCATAATAAAAtagttaataaaataaaagataaaagattaaaagttaagattaatctaaatttatatgtttttattgttttatgtgATGTTAAACATATTTAAAGCTGGCATTATATATTGATATGTTTTAGACAACCCCGACTGTTGTATTTTAAGTAGAGATTATGAAATAATGGATAATTAATTAACTTTAATGTCATTAAGTTACGGCATTAATGTACATTACGTTACCATGGTAACTTAATTAGTTTTTTCTACGTGTTAatctattgttgttgtttttgtgtgaATCATTTGGTTCTGTTGAAATAAAATGTGCACTCCCCTGTGACGAtatgtttgttttatatttgttaACAAGCATATGTTCGAGATAACAGTAGACAAATAGATTAATTTGTGTCAATGCTACAGGACAAATATTGATGTTTTCGTCATGTGTTCATACATTTAAACCACGCGGATTAAGAAAGAAGGAAatggttttttttttgcttctcgTATTTGTATATTCTCCTTACGTACTCTTCTTTGGCTTACAACaaggacttttcacggtcaaaccttccaGTAGAAATCTTAATCAAACAAaacttaaaagcaaaaaaaacgcGTTGAAATGTAGTTAAAAGACAAAGATAACTAGTCTTGAATTTATGGGTTTGACCACAAAAAAAACATGCGTACACCATTCATTTATGAAAGGTTTGACCACAAAAACGGCGTGCGTATACCATTTCCGTGATTGGTTTAACCAGTGTCTTTACGCGTTCTCGTCCGCGAGAATGCTTGATCATACTTCAATTGATACATTCAATTAACAttccatatttttataaagttgtAAACATACTACAATTTCTCGAGTTCGAATTCAAGAGATTTTAGAATTATaatctctttttaaaaaaagtttttaattcaaTGTACAAacgaaagaagaaaagaaacagTGATTCTTAggattaattttttagtaaatgaGGTTAATCTTTGTGACTGCCTTAAAAGTGCTTTTTATATGCAGTCTTTCCGGTGGCATGTTTTAAATAGGTCAGGGTGGCCACTACTTTTGAAATGAAAGTTgccaaaacagaaaaaaaatttaatttatttttaccttCGTTTTTTTTTCACTTGTCAGATTATGGGAAccgtttaattttttattttttttgtcaataaatttctgtttttgtcaAACCTGATCACTCCTAGAAAAGAAAAGGTAAAAGACTCATGAAAtttcctttttgaaaaaaagatttttaatttcaaagaaTCAAAGCATAGAAAACTTAATAAGAGctcttttaagaacattttacaGTGACTATGAGAAATCGCACAGTATCTAACTTAGAGTTTCGTTAAAACTCAATAAATTTCAGTACATTTAAAGTAGCTTCATCTGTATAGCACGTTTTGTAATGCACAGGAAAGGTGAGGTCAGACGaactaaaaatttgttttccTTATACCCTCCTCTTTTTTTTTAGACATGATAAACATCCACAAAGCACTTAAAACACGCACAAGCTGGTCCAGTATCGAGACAACATCAGACTCGTCTGGTATTGGTTCTTACAACTCTTTGACTTCGCAAAACAAACTAGCATCAACCACTACCATGCAGAACTATTATCAAAGCGGCAGCGACAGCGATATCATCGAGCAGGACTATCTTAGCGGTTGTGATATCTCCAACAACGTATATCCATCGTATCATTCCACGAAAAACGATGTCGGAGGATTCCATCAGAATTACGCCACTGATGACATGAAATATGCAACGATTGACAGGAGTCACTTCCGAAGAAATAAGATACACACGTCAAGTTTACGCGACCCGTTAAAGCAAAGGTCGAACAGCTTGGGAGAAGATGGAGAATCGTTTCCAGTCTTTCCTAGTTATAAAATGAACTTACCCAAATCGAAACCAAATAATGTTGCAAATAGACAAGCTGCGCCAACGAAACCTAGCGTATTTCAAGTTTTTGATGGCCAAAATCCACAAGATTTATTAAAGCAACTTAGCCCAACATCTTCGCCGTACAAGAAAGCGCCACCGCCAGCTCCACAGCGACGCAATTCTTCTCCAGTTGGACCGCAGACTCTACCCAAACCAAACCGCTTCCCGAAAAGACACAGTAACACTGTGATGTCGGTTGCTGAAATAGATGAGCCGGAAGCTGCTCGTCCTGGTAGCTTCGAAGCAGCTCTGCAACAACGCAGACTGATGATGAAGAAGCGGAGCGTTTCGGTGGATCATTCCTCATCAGGTTATCGCTACTAAAGAGATAAGATAACAACCTTCATGTACCTGTTGGTGTTGCTTTAAATGTTATTGTGTGAAATGACACGCAAATGGTTAGGATATACTGGCTGATCCCCTTAGGCCTGTTGTTAACGGTTAGAATATAGTTGCCGACATTATCTTGTCAGTTTACGACATATTTGATATCGTCTTGGGTGTGTATGGGAATGGTACCGATACTTTCGTCTTGCACAATATCAATTGGGGTTGAAGTAGGTCAAAATAAGCGACTTTGAAGCGCCATGCACGAAAAAATTGCACTAATAATACACGATgagatgtaaacaaaattttcctTCGTGTGTTCATAGCATTAGAAGAAGAGAAGAGAAATAACACTTTTTTTAAGATACTaccaaaacgttttttaaaatatatagatgTATAAATTTACTGATAATGTACTACTTCGTTTGGTGAAGCCAACCATCAAGCATAACCAAAATCAGGATAGTTTTCGTGCTATTTTTACATGCCACTTTGTTGTTGTcgtttgtgttgttgttttgaaaagaaACCGAAGAAACGGTATTTTACAAGTTTTGCGTTTGACTCGCTCACTTTTTTAAGGCTCAATTTAAAGTTACATTAGTagcttatatttctttttttttttatttattaatattgtAGCTctatgtatataataaagattaatattttttctatgtTTGCGCATGCGTGTAGGTAATAAGGTAAATATTCGGGCCCAGTAAACATTGTCATGTGGCTTATTTCTTGACCTTTTTGTGTATTCTAAGTACCCTCCTGGCGCAGGTGTATTGGGTTTAACATTGTGATACTTAAAAAGAGTTTCCTGCTGGTCGGGTGACTTTGAAAGGGAAACCTTGAAAAAgtctcatttaaaaaaaatgtataataatttttgttggtTGTTCGGTCGTGGTAAAATctctgttgttttaattttgttttctatCTCCTTCTGTTTTGACCACGTGTTTTTTTCGCATTTATACGCTAAATGAAGAGGTATTAAAAGTTTgttattgttaaaaagaaaaatacgcTACGAAAAGATGTAGGCTGTAAGGTAGATATAA encodes:
- the LOC130613970 gene encoding protein MTSS 2-like gives rise to the protein MGDTEESGSLFNHIVGDMKTTGPLWEDFLVKASKFYAAVKQTAVTADTFLDSFQKIADANTNSKGATKDIGVSFTKIVMRHRAIEHKLKTYVGILADSFVTPLQDYIDDWKKTTSQMEKDHAKDYKKLKGDLKKASADAAKLKKKASKKIGKQEYTDQYRDAQKVANHICKTLEEQEKSYLRKVMIEERSRTAQFFKCYKPCVEQEITLIAEIEQLQSIVEETAKQCAHPSQLPAMSEDAIEAYKVPESLNPDSRDSSTSSSPPGSPPIVKDRSLTMGQGNAQRAPLNRSQTLPSSYKNGIDPIPVSVPMPTFCQSPASISSHSSFSSSSSLEHSNAAPLYDANTVQEIDTLPPPPPDDLHGNESDDLQHSQNSSDMINIHKALKTRTSWSSIETTSDSSGIGSYNSLTSQNKLASTTTMQNYYQSGSDSDIIEQDYLSGCDISNNVYPSYHSTKNDVGGFHQNYATDDMKYATIDRSHFRRNKIHTSSLRDPLKQRSNSLGEDGESFPVFPSYKMNLPKSKPNNVANRQAAPTKPSVFQVFDGQNPQDLLKQLSPTSSPYKKAPPPAPQRRNSSPVGPQTLPKPNRFPKRHSNTVMSVAEIDEPEAARPGSFEAALQQRRLMMKKRSVSVDHSSSGYRY